A single window of Penaeus vannamei isolate JL-2024 chromosome 24, ASM4276789v1, whole genome shotgun sequence DNA harbors:
- the Hr4 gene encoding hormone receptor 4 isoform X10: MTVTLLQCDGVKMSLFQDLKLKRRKVDSRSDGESLAETSSCSPDSGSSGAETSSCSPIQPPASYLPSGSPRSSPHPQPRIHERSSPDSAGDEFTEVKSSAECGQEDDTQDAHVFDGGGRQPVSSSGTPHPSGTHMSVETVHRSEEDLPERMSTTPPPADTSEHIQEVTSVSTPLPPPLVSLGPPLTSLGGMPPTPYTLAATMAGLAPGVSSTPVGLRCGAPVSTGPPYWGGAANRINGVRPELISGGIVQPTPSTQVAAAAPADSSRAGYSPRLRTPTVIMGEAGGVKTMFWTAPNESQTPASQAPREVLGPASNCGYGADTSDAVRASVDGLLSLGQDRRGSPPQLSPSSTLSLSPAARSPLTPSARSPHAPTPVSRSPYTVAPSSPGYQVVRGLGSPQSSPSELQLLHNSPYIHSPSNADTQRHPSTPLNMERLWAGDRSQLPQTQPDSPAAMNLSTVGMWGSRTNGVEGATSAPAQPAPVEEDEEDQPMICMICEDRATGLHYGIITCEGCKGFFKRTVQNKRVYTCVADGDCEITKAQRNRCQYCRFQKCLRQGMVLAAVREDRMPGGRNSGAVYNLYKVKYKKKNKKNGQMKQGSSSPDKKVGLDPIMMAGTTSLATSLPMPISSPLTSPPITSPITSGLNSGHILKAALTNPAEVAHFRHRLDNNVTSTRERVTPYPVAQAMIRMLIECDDFEDIATLKNLDDLLDHKSDLSTKLRHLGDSISIKLVQWTKRLPFYQELPVEVHTRLLTHKWHELLVLTTSAYQAIYGLEKLASRSSDGTEAEFHQEVSNNLCTLQTCLNSMMGRPITMDQLRQEVGVMVEKITHVTLALRKAKIRIEEYVCLKVIAMLNQSRNNHKELEVIQDRYMNCLRSFCETHYPSQPTRYQDLLVRLPDIQAAAAKLLETKMLYVPFLLNSTINR, translated from the exons ATGACGGTGACGTTGCTCCAGTGTGACGGCGTCAAGATGAGCCTCTTCCAGGACCTCAAGCTTAAGCGCCGCAAAGTAGACTCCCG CAGCGACGGGGAGAGCTTGGCCGAGACCTCGTCCTGCTCGCCGGACTCCGGGTCTTCTGGCGCTGAGACCTCATCCTGCAGTCCTATCCAGCCGCCAGCGTCTTACCTGCCGTCGGGGTCGCCTCGGTCCTCGCCGCACCCACAGCCACGAATCCACGAGCG atCATCCCCAGACAGTGCAGGAGACGAGTTCACTGAGGTTAAAAGTAGTGCAGAGTGTGGCCAGGAGGATGACACCCAGGACGCCCATGTGTTCGACGGCGGTGGCAGACAGCCGGTGTCCTCATCGGGCACACCGCACCCATCGGGAACTCACATGAGTGTAGAAACAGTTCACAGGAGTGAAGAGGATTTACCAGAACGAATGTCCACCACACCACCTCCAGCTGATACCAGTGAACACATACAGGAAGTTACATCAGTAtctacacctcttcctccaccattagTATCGTTAGGACCACCACTAACCTCTTTAGGAGGAATGCCTCCTACACCCTACACCCTGGCCGCCACAATGGCCGGACTGGCGCCAGGAGTTTCCAGCACGCCCGTTGGGCTGCGTTGTGGAGCACCAGTGAGCACTGGCCCTCCATACTGGGGTGGTGCTGCTAACCGCATTAATGGCGTCAGACCTGAGCTCATTAGTGGAGGAATTGTACAACCTACGCCATCCACTCAAGTAGCTGCTGCCGCTCCTGCTGATTCAAGCAGAGCTGGGTATTCCCCTCGCCTCCGCACCCCGACAGTTATAATGGGAGAAGCAGGTGGGGTCAAGACCATGTTCTGGACTGCACCGAATGAATCACAGActccagcctctcaagcacccCGTGAGGTGCTTGGTCCTGCCTCTAACTGTGGCTATGGTGCTGATACTAGTGATGCAGTGCGTGCCTCTGTAGATGGTCTCCTGTCATTAGGTCAGGATAGAAGAGGATCTCCACCCCAACTTTCCCCATCAagtacactctcactctcaccagcTGCCCGTTCCCCCTTAACTCCAAGTGCAAGATCTCCTCATGCTCCCACCCCAGTCTCACGCTCTCCATACACAGTTGCTCCATCCTCCCCTGGTTACCAGGTTGTTAGAGGACTGGGATCACCACAGAGCTCTCCCAGTGAATTGCAGCTCCTTCACAATTCACCCTATATTCATTCTCCAAGTAATGCTGATACCCAGCGACACCCATCCACTCCTCTCAACATGGAGCGGTTATGGGCAGGAGACAGAAGTCAGTTGCCTCAGACGCAGCCAGACTCCCCAGCAGCTATGAACCTCTCAACAGTTGGGATGTGGGGCTCCCGTACCAATGGGGTGGAAGGTGCCACCAGTGCGCCTGCTCAGCCTGCTCCAgttgaagaggacgaagaagaccaGCCGATGATTTGCATGATCTGTGAGGATCGGGCAACTGGCCTCCATTATGGCATCATCACTTGTGAAGG atgTAAAGGCTTCTTCAAGCGGACGGTGCAGAACAAGAGGGTGTATACTTGTGTTGCGGATGGAGACTGTGAAATTACAAAGGCACAGCGCAACCGCTGTCAGTATTGTCGCTTCCAGAAGTGCCTACGTCAAGGCATGGTCCTTGCTG CTGTAAGAGAGGACAGGATGCCAGGTGGTCGTAATTCAGGAGCAGTTTATAATTTATACAAG GTAAAgtacaaaaagaagaataaaaagaacggACAAATGAAGCAAGGAAGCAGCTCTCCTGACAAGAAGGTGGGACTTGATCCGATCATGATGGCCGGGACAACGTCATTAGCCACCTCCCTGCCCATGCCCATTTCCAGCCCTCTCACATCTCCCCCGATTACGTCACCCATTACAAGCGGCCTCAACAGCGGTCACATACTGAAAGCAGCCCTTACCAATCCCGCTGAG gTTGCACATTTCCGTCATAGACTAGATAATAATGTGACATCAACTAGAGAACGTGTAACACCCTACCCAGTAGCTCAGGCTATGATCCGGATGCTAATAGAGTGTGATGACTTTGAAGATATTGCCACGTTAAAA AATCTAGATGATTTATTGGACCACAAGAGTGACCTGTCCACCAAACTCCGACATCTGGGTGACTCAATTTCTATAAAGTTGGTGCAGTGGACCAAACGCCTTCCCTTCTACCAGGAACTTCCTGTAGAGGTTCATACAAGACTATTAACACACAAGTGGCATGAACTTCTGGTGCTGACCACCTCTGCTTATCAAGCTATTTATGGGCTTGAAAAATTAGCATCAAGATCCTCAGATGGAACCGAAGCAGAATTCCATCAAGAA GTTTCCAACAACCTTTGTACTTTACAAACTTGCTTGAATTCCATGATGGGAAGACCCATCACAATGGACCAGCTACGCCAGGAAGTTGGTGTTATGGTTGAGAAAATTACTCATGTGACGCTAGCACTCCGCAAAGCAAAGATCAGAATTGAGGAATATGTGTGCCTCAAAGTCATTGCCATGCTTAACCAGT CACGGAATAACCACAAGGAACTAGAAGTGATCCAGGACCGGTACATGAACTGCCTTCGCTCCTTCTGTGAAACTCACTATCCCTCCCAACCCACCAGATACCAGGACCTGCTAGTCAGACTTCCGGAT
- the Hr4 gene encoding hormone receptor 4 isoform X7, translated as MVIEKATSSGIMTVTLLQCDGVKMSLFQDLKLKRRKVDSRCSSDGESLAETSSCSPDSGSSGAETSSCSPIQPPASYLPSGSPRSSPHPQPRIHERSSPDSAGDEFTEVKSSAECGQEDDTQDAHVFDGGGRQPVSSSGTPHPSGTHMSVETVHRSEEDLPERMSTTPPPADTSEHIQEVTSVSTPLPPPLVSLGPPLTSLGGMPPTPYTLAATMAGLAPGVSSTPVGLRCGAPVSTGPPYWGGAANRINGVRPELISGGIVQPTPSTQVAAAAPADSSRAGYSPRLRTPTVIMGEAGGVKTMFWTAPNESQTPASQAPREVLGPASNCGYGADTSDAVRASVDGLLSLGQDRRGSPPQLSPSSTLSLSPAARSPLTPSARSPHAPTPVSRSPYTVAPSSPGYQVVRGLGSPQSSPSELQLLHNSPYIHSPSNADTQRHPSTPLNMERLWAGDRSQLPQTQPDSPAAMNLSTVGMWGSRTNGVEGATSAPAQPAPVEEDEEDQPMICMICEDRATGLHYGIITCEGCKGFFKRTVQNKRVYTCVADGDCEITKAQRNRCQYCRFQKCLRQGMVLAAVREDRMPGGRNSGAVYNLYKVKYKKKNKKNGQMKQGSSSPDKKVGLDPIMMAGTTSLATSLPMPISSPLTSPPITSPITSGLNSGHILKAALTNPAEVAHFRHRLDNNVTSTRERVTPYPVAQAMIRMLIECDDFEDIATLKNLDDLLDHKSDLSTKLRHLGDSISIKLVQWTKRLPFYQELPVEVHTRLLTHKWHELLVLTTSAYQAIYGLEKLASRSSDGTEAEFHQEVSNNLCTLQTCLNSMMGRPITMDQLRQEVGVMVEKITHVTLALRKAKIRIEEYVCLKVIAMLNQSRNNHKELEVIQDRYMNCLRSFCETHYPSQPTRYQDLLVRLPDIQAAAAKLLETKMLYVPFLLNSTINR; from the exons gAATTATGACGGTGACGTTGCTCCAGTGTGACGGCGTCAAGATGAGCCTCTTCCAGGACCTCAAGCTTAAGCGCCGCAAAGTAGACTCCCG GTGCAGCAGCGACGGGGAGAGCTTGGCCGAGACCTCGTCCTGCTCGCCGGACTCCGGGTCTTCTGGCGCTGAGACCTCATCCTGCAGTCCTATCCAGCCGCCAGCGTCTTACCTGCCGTCGGGGTCGCCTCGGTCCTCGCCGCACCCACAGCCACGAATCCACGAGCG atCATCCCCAGACAGTGCAGGAGACGAGTTCACTGAGGTTAAAAGTAGTGCAGAGTGTGGCCAGGAGGATGACACCCAGGACGCCCATGTGTTCGACGGCGGTGGCAGACAGCCGGTGTCCTCATCGGGCACACCGCACCCATCGGGAACTCACATGAGTGTAGAAACAGTTCACAGGAGTGAAGAGGATTTACCAGAACGAATGTCCACCACACCACCTCCAGCTGATACCAGTGAACACATACAGGAAGTTACATCAGTAtctacacctcttcctccaccattagTATCGTTAGGACCACCACTAACCTCTTTAGGAGGAATGCCTCCTACACCCTACACCCTGGCCGCCACAATGGCCGGACTGGCGCCAGGAGTTTCCAGCACGCCCGTTGGGCTGCGTTGTGGAGCACCAGTGAGCACTGGCCCTCCATACTGGGGTGGTGCTGCTAACCGCATTAATGGCGTCAGACCTGAGCTCATTAGTGGAGGAATTGTACAACCTACGCCATCCACTCAAGTAGCTGCTGCCGCTCCTGCTGATTCAAGCAGAGCTGGGTATTCCCCTCGCCTCCGCACCCCGACAGTTATAATGGGAGAAGCAGGTGGGGTCAAGACCATGTTCTGGACTGCACCGAATGAATCACAGActccagcctctcaagcacccCGTGAGGTGCTTGGTCCTGCCTCTAACTGTGGCTATGGTGCTGATACTAGTGATGCAGTGCGTGCCTCTGTAGATGGTCTCCTGTCATTAGGTCAGGATAGAAGAGGATCTCCACCCCAACTTTCCCCATCAagtacactctcactctcaccagcTGCCCGTTCCCCCTTAACTCCAAGTGCAAGATCTCCTCATGCTCCCACCCCAGTCTCACGCTCTCCATACACAGTTGCTCCATCCTCCCCTGGTTACCAGGTTGTTAGAGGACTGGGATCACCACAGAGCTCTCCCAGTGAATTGCAGCTCCTTCACAATTCACCCTATATTCATTCTCCAAGTAATGCTGATACCCAGCGACACCCATCCACTCCTCTCAACATGGAGCGGTTATGGGCAGGAGACAGAAGTCAGTTGCCTCAGACGCAGCCAGACTCCCCAGCAGCTATGAACCTCTCAACAGTTGGGATGTGGGGCTCCCGTACCAATGGGGTGGAAGGTGCCACCAGTGCGCCTGCTCAGCCTGCTCCAgttgaagaggacgaagaagaccaGCCGATGATTTGCATGATCTGTGAGGATCGGGCAACTGGCCTCCATTATGGCATCATCACTTGTGAAGG atgTAAAGGCTTCTTCAAGCGGACGGTGCAGAACAAGAGGGTGTATACTTGTGTTGCGGATGGAGACTGTGAAATTACAAAGGCACAGCGCAACCGCTGTCAGTATTGTCGCTTCCAGAAGTGCCTACGTCAAGGCATGGTCCTTGCTG CTGTAAGAGAGGACAGGATGCCAGGTGGTCGTAATTCAGGAGCAGTTTATAATTTATACAAG GTAAAgtacaaaaagaagaataaaaagaacggACAAATGAAGCAAGGAAGCAGCTCTCCTGACAAGAAGGTGGGACTTGATCCGATCATGATGGCCGGGACAACGTCATTAGCCACCTCCCTGCCCATGCCCATTTCCAGCCCTCTCACATCTCCCCCGATTACGTCACCCATTACAAGCGGCCTCAACAGCGGTCACATACTGAAAGCAGCCCTTACCAATCCCGCTGAG gTTGCACATTTCCGTCATAGACTAGATAATAATGTGACATCAACTAGAGAACGTGTAACACCCTACCCAGTAGCTCAGGCTATGATCCGGATGCTAATAGAGTGTGATGACTTTGAAGATATTGCCACGTTAAAA AATCTAGATGATTTATTGGACCACAAGAGTGACCTGTCCACCAAACTCCGACATCTGGGTGACTCAATTTCTATAAAGTTGGTGCAGTGGACCAAACGCCTTCCCTTCTACCAGGAACTTCCTGTAGAGGTTCATACAAGACTATTAACACACAAGTGGCATGAACTTCTGGTGCTGACCACCTCTGCTTATCAAGCTATTTATGGGCTTGAAAAATTAGCATCAAGATCCTCAGATGGAACCGAAGCAGAATTCCATCAAGAA GTTTCCAACAACCTTTGTACTTTACAAACTTGCTTGAATTCCATGATGGGAAGACCCATCACAATGGACCAGCTACGCCAGGAAGTTGGTGTTATGGTTGAGAAAATTACTCATGTGACGCTAGCACTCCGCAAAGCAAAGATCAGAATTGAGGAATATGTGTGCCTCAAAGTCATTGCCATGCTTAACCAGT CACGGAATAACCACAAGGAACTAGAAGTGATCCAGGACCGGTACATGAACTGCCTTCGCTCCTTCTGTGAAACTCACTATCCCTCCCAACCCACCAGATACCAGGACCTGCTAGTCAGACTTCCGGAT
- the Hr4 gene encoding hormone receptor 4 isoform X9: MTVTLLQCDGVKMSLFQDLKLKRRKVDSRCSSDGESLAETSSCSPDSGSSGAETSSCSPIQPPASYLPSGSPRSSPHPQPRIHERSSPDSAGDEFTEVKSSAECGQEDDTQDAHVFDGGGRQPVSSSGTPHPSGTHMSVETVHRSEEDLPERMSTTPPPADTSEHIQEVTSVSTPLPPPLVSLGPPLTSLGGMPPTPYTLAATMAGLAPGVSSTPVGLRCGAPVSTGPPYWGGAANRINGVRPELISGGIVQPTPSTQVAAAAPADSSRAGYSPRLRTPTVIMGEAGGVKTMFWTAPNESQTPASQAPREVLGPASNCGYGADTSDAVRASVDGLLSLGQDRRGSPPQLSPSSTLSLSPAARSPLTPSARSPHAPTPVSRSPYTVAPSSPGYQVVRGLGSPQSSPSELQLLHNSPYIHSPSNADTQRHPSTPLNMERLWAGDRSQLPQTQPDSPAAMNLSTVGMWGSRTNGVEGATSAPAQPAPVEEDEEDQPMICMICEDRATGLHYGIITCEGCKGFFKRTVQNKRVYTCVADGDCEITKAQRNRCQYCRFQKCLRQGMVLAAVREDRMPGGRNSGAVYNLYKVKYKKKNKKNGQMKQGSSSPDKKVGLDPIMMAGTTSLATSLPMPISSPLTSPPITSPITSGLNSGHILKAALTNPAEVAHFRHRLDNNVTSTRERVTPYPVAQAMIRMLIECDDFEDIATLKNLDDLLDHKSDLSTKLRHLGDSISIKLVQWTKRLPFYQELPVEVHTRLLTHKWHELLVLTTSAYQAIYGLEKLASRSSDGTEAEFHQEVSNNLCTLQTCLNSMMGRPITMDQLRQEVGVMVEKITHVTLALRKAKIRIEEYVCLKVIAMLNQSRNNHKELEVIQDRYMNCLRSFCETHYPSQPTRYQDLLVRLPDIQAAAAKLLETKMLYVPFLLNSTINR; the protein is encoded by the exons ATGACGGTGACGTTGCTCCAGTGTGACGGCGTCAAGATGAGCCTCTTCCAGGACCTCAAGCTTAAGCGCCGCAAAGTAGACTCCCG GTGCAGCAGCGACGGGGAGAGCTTGGCCGAGACCTCGTCCTGCTCGCCGGACTCCGGGTCTTCTGGCGCTGAGACCTCATCCTGCAGTCCTATCCAGCCGCCAGCGTCTTACCTGCCGTCGGGGTCGCCTCGGTCCTCGCCGCACCCACAGCCACGAATCCACGAGCG atCATCCCCAGACAGTGCAGGAGACGAGTTCACTGAGGTTAAAAGTAGTGCAGAGTGTGGCCAGGAGGATGACACCCAGGACGCCCATGTGTTCGACGGCGGTGGCAGACAGCCGGTGTCCTCATCGGGCACACCGCACCCATCGGGAACTCACATGAGTGTAGAAACAGTTCACAGGAGTGAAGAGGATTTACCAGAACGAATGTCCACCACACCACCTCCAGCTGATACCAGTGAACACATACAGGAAGTTACATCAGTAtctacacctcttcctccaccattagTATCGTTAGGACCACCACTAACCTCTTTAGGAGGAATGCCTCCTACACCCTACACCCTGGCCGCCACAATGGCCGGACTGGCGCCAGGAGTTTCCAGCACGCCCGTTGGGCTGCGTTGTGGAGCACCAGTGAGCACTGGCCCTCCATACTGGGGTGGTGCTGCTAACCGCATTAATGGCGTCAGACCTGAGCTCATTAGTGGAGGAATTGTACAACCTACGCCATCCACTCAAGTAGCTGCTGCCGCTCCTGCTGATTCAAGCAGAGCTGGGTATTCCCCTCGCCTCCGCACCCCGACAGTTATAATGGGAGAAGCAGGTGGGGTCAAGACCATGTTCTGGACTGCACCGAATGAATCACAGActccagcctctcaagcacccCGTGAGGTGCTTGGTCCTGCCTCTAACTGTGGCTATGGTGCTGATACTAGTGATGCAGTGCGTGCCTCTGTAGATGGTCTCCTGTCATTAGGTCAGGATAGAAGAGGATCTCCACCCCAACTTTCCCCATCAagtacactctcactctcaccagcTGCCCGTTCCCCCTTAACTCCAAGTGCAAGATCTCCTCATGCTCCCACCCCAGTCTCACGCTCTCCATACACAGTTGCTCCATCCTCCCCTGGTTACCAGGTTGTTAGAGGACTGGGATCACCACAGAGCTCTCCCAGTGAATTGCAGCTCCTTCACAATTCACCCTATATTCATTCTCCAAGTAATGCTGATACCCAGCGACACCCATCCACTCCTCTCAACATGGAGCGGTTATGGGCAGGAGACAGAAGTCAGTTGCCTCAGACGCAGCCAGACTCCCCAGCAGCTATGAACCTCTCAACAGTTGGGATGTGGGGCTCCCGTACCAATGGGGTGGAAGGTGCCACCAGTGCGCCTGCTCAGCCTGCTCCAgttgaagaggacgaagaagaccaGCCGATGATTTGCATGATCTGTGAGGATCGGGCAACTGGCCTCCATTATGGCATCATCACTTGTGAAGG atgTAAAGGCTTCTTCAAGCGGACGGTGCAGAACAAGAGGGTGTATACTTGTGTTGCGGATGGAGACTGTGAAATTACAAAGGCACAGCGCAACCGCTGTCAGTATTGTCGCTTCCAGAAGTGCCTACGTCAAGGCATGGTCCTTGCTG CTGTAAGAGAGGACAGGATGCCAGGTGGTCGTAATTCAGGAGCAGTTTATAATTTATACAAG GTAAAgtacaaaaagaagaataaaaagaacggACAAATGAAGCAAGGAAGCAGCTCTCCTGACAAGAAGGTGGGACTTGATCCGATCATGATGGCCGGGACAACGTCATTAGCCACCTCCCTGCCCATGCCCATTTCCAGCCCTCTCACATCTCCCCCGATTACGTCACCCATTACAAGCGGCCTCAACAGCGGTCACATACTGAAAGCAGCCCTTACCAATCCCGCTGAG gTTGCACATTTCCGTCATAGACTAGATAATAATGTGACATCAACTAGAGAACGTGTAACACCCTACCCAGTAGCTCAGGCTATGATCCGGATGCTAATAGAGTGTGATGACTTTGAAGATATTGCCACGTTAAAA AATCTAGATGATTTATTGGACCACAAGAGTGACCTGTCCACCAAACTCCGACATCTGGGTGACTCAATTTCTATAAAGTTGGTGCAGTGGACCAAACGCCTTCCCTTCTACCAGGAACTTCCTGTAGAGGTTCATACAAGACTATTAACACACAAGTGGCATGAACTTCTGGTGCTGACCACCTCTGCTTATCAAGCTATTTATGGGCTTGAAAAATTAGCATCAAGATCCTCAGATGGAACCGAAGCAGAATTCCATCAAGAA GTTTCCAACAACCTTTGTACTTTACAAACTTGCTTGAATTCCATGATGGGAAGACCCATCACAATGGACCAGCTACGCCAGGAAGTTGGTGTTATGGTTGAGAAAATTACTCATGTGACGCTAGCACTCCGCAAAGCAAAGATCAGAATTGAGGAATATGTGTGCCTCAAAGTCATTGCCATGCTTAACCAGT CACGGAATAACCACAAGGAACTAGAAGTGATCCAGGACCGGTACATGAACTGCCTTCGCTCCTTCTGTGAAACTCACTATCCCTCCCAACCCACCAGATACCAGGACCTGCTAGTCAGACTTCCGGAT
- the Hr4 gene encoding hormone receptor 4 isoform X6 produces MLTARAREHSPHPARLTSPRPRCRRHHRISMLRDCAPYFHQGIMTVTLLQCDGVKMSLFQDLKLKRRKVDSRSDGESLAETSSCSPDSGSSGAETSSCSPIQPPASYLPSGSPRSSPHPQPRIHERSSPDSAGDEFTEVKSSAECGQEDDTQDAHVFDGGGRQPVSSSGTPHPSGTHMSVETVHRSEEDLPERMSTTPPPADTSEHIQEVTSVSTPLPPPLVSLGPPLTSLGGMPPTPYTLAATMAGLAPGVSSTPVGLRCGAPVSTGPPYWGGAANRINGVRPELISGGIVQPTPSTQVAAAAPADSSRAGYSPRLRTPTVIMGEAGGVKTMFWTAPNESQTPASQAPREVLGPASNCGYGADTSDAVRASVDGLLSLGQDRRGSPPQLSPSSTLSLSPAARSPLTPSARSPHAPTPVSRSPYTVAPSSPGYQVVRGLGSPQSSPSELQLLHNSPYIHSPSNADTQRHPSTPLNMERLWAGDRSQLPQTQPDSPAAMNLSTVGMWGSRTNGVEGATSAPAQPAPVEEDEEDQPMICMICEDRATGLHYGIITCEGCKGFFKRTVQNKRVYTCVADGDCEITKAQRNRCQYCRFQKCLRQGMVLAAVREDRMPGGRNSGAVYNLYKVKYKKKNKKNGQMKQGSSSPDKKVGLDPIMMAGTTSLATSLPMPISSPLTSPPITSPITSGLNSGHILKAALTNPAEVAHFRHRLDNNVTSTRERVTPYPVAQAMIRMLIECDDFEDIATLKNLDDLLDHKSDLSTKLRHLGDSISIKLVQWTKRLPFYQELPVEVHTRLLTHKWHELLVLTTSAYQAIYGLEKLASRSSDGTEAEFHQEVSNNLCTLQTCLNSMMGRPITMDQLRQEVGVMVEKITHVTLALRKAKIRIEEYVCLKVIAMLNQSRNNHKELEVIQDRYMNCLRSFCETHYPSQPTRYQDLLVRLPDIQAAAAKLLETKMLYVPFLLNSTINR; encoded by the exons gAATTATGACGGTGACGTTGCTCCAGTGTGACGGCGTCAAGATGAGCCTCTTCCAGGACCTCAAGCTTAAGCGCCGCAAAGTAGACTCCCG CAGCGACGGGGAGAGCTTGGCCGAGACCTCGTCCTGCTCGCCGGACTCCGGGTCTTCTGGCGCTGAGACCTCATCCTGCAGTCCTATCCAGCCGCCAGCGTCTTACCTGCCGTCGGGGTCGCCTCGGTCCTCGCCGCACCCACAGCCACGAATCCACGAGCG atCATCCCCAGACAGTGCAGGAGACGAGTTCACTGAGGTTAAAAGTAGTGCAGAGTGTGGCCAGGAGGATGACACCCAGGACGCCCATGTGTTCGACGGCGGTGGCAGACAGCCGGTGTCCTCATCGGGCACACCGCACCCATCGGGAACTCACATGAGTGTAGAAACAGTTCACAGGAGTGAAGAGGATTTACCAGAACGAATGTCCACCACACCACCTCCAGCTGATACCAGTGAACACATACAGGAAGTTACATCAGTAtctacacctcttcctccaccattagTATCGTTAGGACCACCACTAACCTCTTTAGGAGGAATGCCTCCTACACCCTACACCCTGGCCGCCACAATGGCCGGACTGGCGCCAGGAGTTTCCAGCACGCCCGTTGGGCTGCGTTGTGGAGCACCAGTGAGCACTGGCCCTCCATACTGGGGTGGTGCTGCTAACCGCATTAATGGCGTCAGACCTGAGCTCATTAGTGGAGGAATTGTACAACCTACGCCATCCACTCAAGTAGCTGCTGCCGCTCCTGCTGATTCAAGCAGAGCTGGGTATTCCCCTCGCCTCCGCACCCCGACAGTTATAATGGGAGAAGCAGGTGGGGTCAAGACCATGTTCTGGACTGCACCGAATGAATCACAGActccagcctctcaagcacccCGTGAGGTGCTTGGTCCTGCCTCTAACTGTGGCTATGGTGCTGATACTAGTGATGCAGTGCGTGCCTCTGTAGATGGTCTCCTGTCATTAGGTCAGGATAGAAGAGGATCTCCACCCCAACTTTCCCCATCAagtacactctcactctcaccagcTGCCCGTTCCCCCTTAACTCCAAGTGCAAGATCTCCTCATGCTCCCACCCCAGTCTCACGCTCTCCATACACAGTTGCTCCATCCTCCCCTGGTTACCAGGTTGTTAGAGGACTGGGATCACCACAGAGCTCTCCCAGTGAATTGCAGCTCCTTCACAATTCACCCTATATTCATTCTCCAAGTAATGCTGATACCCAGCGACACCCATCCACTCCTCTCAACATGGAGCGGTTATGGGCAGGAGACAGAAGTCAGTTGCCTCAGACGCAGCCAGACTCCCCAGCAGCTATGAACCTCTCAACAGTTGGGATGTGGGGCTCCCGTACCAATGGGGTGGAAGGTGCCACCAGTGCGCCTGCTCAGCCTGCTCCAgttgaagaggacgaagaagaccaGCCGATGATTTGCATGATCTGTGAGGATCGGGCAACTGGCCTCCATTATGGCATCATCACTTGTGAAGG atgTAAAGGCTTCTTCAAGCGGACGGTGCAGAACAAGAGGGTGTATACTTGTGTTGCGGATGGAGACTGTGAAATTACAAAGGCACAGCGCAACCGCTGTCAGTATTGTCGCTTCCAGAAGTGCCTACGTCAAGGCATGGTCCTTGCTG CTGTAAGAGAGGACAGGATGCCAGGTGGTCGTAATTCAGGAGCAGTTTATAATTTATACAAG GTAAAgtacaaaaagaagaataaaaagaacggACAAATGAAGCAAGGAAGCAGCTCTCCTGACAAGAAGGTGGGACTTGATCCGATCATGATGGCCGGGACAACGTCATTAGCCACCTCCCTGCCCATGCCCATTTCCAGCCCTCTCACATCTCCCCCGATTACGTCACCCATTACAAGCGGCCTCAACAGCGGTCACATACTGAAAGCAGCCCTTACCAATCCCGCTGAG gTTGCACATTTCCGTCATAGACTAGATAATAATGTGACATCAACTAGAGAACGTGTAACACCCTACCCAGTAGCTCAGGCTATGATCCGGATGCTAATAGAGTGTGATGACTTTGAAGATATTGCCACGTTAAAA AATCTAGATGATTTATTGGACCACAAGAGTGACCTGTCCACCAAACTCCGACATCTGGGTGACTCAATTTCTATAAAGTTGGTGCAGTGGACCAAACGCCTTCCCTTCTACCAGGAACTTCCTGTAGAGGTTCATACAAGACTATTAACACACAAGTGGCATGAACTTCTGGTGCTGACCACCTCTGCTTATCAAGCTATTTATGGGCTTGAAAAATTAGCATCAAGATCCTCAGATGGAACCGAAGCAGAATTCCATCAAGAA GTTTCCAACAACCTTTGTACTTTACAAACTTGCTTGAATTCCATGATGGGAAGACCCATCACAATGGACCAGCTACGCCAGGAAGTTGGTGTTATGGTTGAGAAAATTACTCATGTGACGCTAGCACTCCGCAAAGCAAAGATCAGAATTGAGGAATATGTGTGCCTCAAAGTCATTGCCATGCTTAACCAGT CACGGAATAACCACAAGGAACTAGAAGTGATCCAGGACCGGTACATGAACTGCCTTCGCTCCTTCTGTGAAACTCACTATCCCTCCCAACCCACCAGATACCAGGACCTGCTAGTCAGACTTCCGGAT